One genomic window of Deinococcus aerophilus includes the following:
- a CDS encoding allantoate amidohydrolase, whose amino-acid sequence MTTDAHPAALADATVQALTRKIMDACAALACYTEVPGEINRPFLCPTTHQVHAYLIRWADGLGLQTRVDAAGNLRSRRAGPTPDAPTLYLGSHLDTVPNAGAYDGILGVVMGYAMLEALGDQTLPYAVEVLGFSEEEGVRYGVPFIGSRTLVGTVDEMLELRDAAGHSVREALSGYGLNVQDLGAARFRRPALGYLEIHAEQGPVLQDAGVSVGVVQGIAGQNRVLLDFVGQASHAGTTPMGLRRDALAAAARFAVAAEDLARATPGLVATVGVMTARPGAINVIPGEAHCTLDLRHAHDGVRLQALEQLLHTARAEAGARGVSVTITPKMEEPATPMSDTLRALLHRAAEAEGLPHPELVSGAGHDAMILAAHMPAAMLFVRSPNALSHHPDELVLPEDVADALRLSVRFLHLLAEQSA is encoded by the coding sequence ATGACCACCGATGCCCACCCCGCCGCCCTTGCCGACGCCACCGTGCAGGCACTGACCCGCAAGATCATGGACGCCTGCGCCGCGCTGGCCTGCTACACCGAGGTTCCCGGCGAGATCAACCGGCCCTTTCTGTGCCCCACCACGCATCAGGTCCACGCCTACCTGATCCGCTGGGCCGATGGACTGGGCCTGCAGACCCGGGTGGACGCGGCCGGCAATCTGCGCTCGCGCCGGGCAGGCCCCACACCGGACGCCCCGACGCTGTACCTCGGCTCCCACCTGGACACCGTGCCAAACGCGGGGGCCTACGACGGCATTCTGGGCGTGGTGATGGGCTACGCCATGCTGGAAGCGCTGGGCGACCAGACCCTGCCCTACGCGGTGGAGGTGCTGGGCTTCTCCGAGGAGGAGGGCGTGCGCTACGGCGTGCCTTTCATCGGCAGCCGGACCCTGGTGGGTACGGTGGACGAGATGCTGGAACTGCGCGACGCGGCGGGCCACAGCGTGCGCGAGGCCCTCAGCGGGTACGGCCTGAACGTGCAGGACCTCGGTGCGGCCCGCTTCCGGCGCCCGGCGCTGGGCTACCTCGAGATCCACGCCGAACAGGGACCGGTGCTGCAGGACGCGGGCGTCTCGGTGGGGGTGGTGCAGGGCATCGCCGGCCAGAACCGTGTGCTGCTGGACTTCGTGGGTCAGGCCTCGCACGCCGGGACCACCCCGATGGGGCTGCGCCGCGACGCACTGGCCGCCGCCGCCCGCTTTGCCGTGGCCGCCGAGGACCTGGCCCGCGCCACCCCTGGCCTGGTGGCGACGGTGGGCGTGATGACGGCCCGGCCCGGCGCGATCAACGTGATTCCCGGCGAGGCCCACTGCACCCTGGACCTCCGCCACGCCCACGATGGAGTGCGCCTGCAGGCCCTGGAACAGCTGCTGCATACCGCCCGGGCTGAGGCCGGGGCGCGGGGCGTGAGCGTGACCATCACGCCCAAGATGGAAGAGCCGGCCACGCCCATGTCAGACACGTTAAGGGCGCTGCTGCACCGCGCCGCCGAGGCCGAAGGGCTGCCACACCCCGAGCTGGTCAGCGGCGCAGGCCACGACGCCATGATCCTGGCCGCGCACATGCCGGCCGCCATGCTGTTCGTGCGTTCGCCCAACGCCCTGTCGCACCACCCGGATGAACTCGTGCTGCCGGAGGACGTGGCCGACGCCCTGCGCCTGAGCGTGCGCTTTCTGCACCTGCTGGCGGAACAGAGCGCATGA
- a CDS encoding allantoinase → MSLDLIVRGGTLVTPDGLRRADLGVSGGQIVDISPEIAAAGETLDASGLHIFPGVVDAHVHFNEPGRTHWEGFETGSRALVAGGGTSFLDMPLNSSPPVLGRAEFEAKRALGQQKSLVDFGLWGGLTPLNLDRLEELAEAGVVAFKAFMSHSGLEEFPAADDLTLLEGMRVAARHGLVVGAHAESDGLTRGLAEQVRAGGRTGVRDYLSSRPVVAELEAVGRALLFAEETGAALHLVHLSSGRAVALAYEAKQRGVDVSIETCPHYLHFTDEDVERVGAALKCAPPLRSGAVQEELWAELLAGHVDTVGSDHSPAPPDLKTSDDFFALWGGISGVQSTLNVLLSDGHAARGLPLEAVAALSALNPARRFGLAHKGRLEVGADADLALVKLDETFTLTELHDRWQQNPFAGEAYRGRVLHTLSRGHTVYHGGHFGPPRRARLLRPRS, encoded by the coding sequence ATGAGCCTTGACCTGATCGTGCGCGGCGGCACGCTGGTCACGCCGGACGGCCTGCGCCGCGCAGACCTGGGCGTCAGCGGCGGGCAGATTGTGGACATCTCGCCGGAGATCGCGGCGGCGGGCGAGACGCTGGACGCCTCCGGCCTGCACATCTTTCCCGGTGTGGTGGACGCCCACGTGCACTTCAACGAACCGGGCCGCACCCACTGGGAAGGCTTTGAAACCGGGTCACGGGCACTGGTGGCGGGCGGGGGAACCAGTTTTCTGGACATGCCCCTCAATTCCTCGCCCCCGGTGCTGGGCCGCGCCGAGTTCGAGGCCAAGCGCGCACTGGGCCAGCAGAAATCGCTGGTGGATTTCGGACTGTGGGGCGGCCTGACGCCGCTGAATCTGGACCGGCTGGAGGAGCTGGCCGAGGCCGGGGTCGTCGCTTTCAAGGCCTTCATGAGCCACAGCGGGCTGGAGGAGTTTCCGGCGGCCGACGACCTGACCCTGCTGGAGGGCATGCGGGTCGCCGCGCGTCACGGCCTGGTGGTCGGCGCCCACGCCGAGAGCGACGGGCTCACCCGCGGCCTGGCCGAACAGGTGCGCGCGGGCGGGCGGACGGGCGTGCGCGACTACCTGAGCAGCCGCCCCGTGGTGGCCGAACTGGAGGCGGTGGGCCGCGCCCTGCTGTTCGCCGAGGAAACGGGAGCCGCCCTGCACCTCGTTCACCTGAGCAGTGGGCGGGCGGTGGCGCTGGCCTATGAAGCGAAACAGCGCGGCGTGGACGTGAGCATCGAGACCTGCCCCCACTACCTGCACTTCACCGATGAGGACGTGGAGCGGGTCGGCGCAGCCCTGAAATGTGCGCCGCCGCTGCGCTCAGGGGCCGTGCAGGAGGAGTTGTGGGCCGAACTGCTCGCCGGACACGTTGACACGGTCGGTTCCGATCACTCGCCCGCGCCCCCGGACCTGAAGACCAGCGACGACTTCTTTGCGCTGTGGGGCGGCATCAGCGGGGTACAGAGCACCCTGAACGTGCTGCTCAGCGACGGGCACGCCGCGCGGGGCCTGCCGCTGGAGGCCGTCGCCGCCCTGAGCGCCCTGAACCCCGCGCGCCGGTTTGGCCTGGCACACAAGGGCCGCCTGGAGGTGGGCGCCGACGCCGACCTCGCCCTGGTAAAGCTGGACGAGACCTTCACGCTGACCGAGCTGCATGACCGCTGGCAACAGAACCCCTTCGCTGGAGAAGCGTATCGGGGCCGGGTCCTGCATACGTTGTCGCGGGGCCACACAGTGTACCACGGCGGTCATTTTGGTCCTCCGAGGCGTGCGCGGTTGCTGCGGCCACGCAGCTAG
- the allE gene encoding (S)-ureidoglycine aminohydrolase, which yields MKHLGVTRSALEQAHAVITPDTFVRTALAEWPGSSVVLHIAPVIGTRARFVQFTAQMPAGATARESAHGHQRFAFVLSGTVEAQIEGEGDGEKRTLGEYDYVYVPAGVPHTLSATTDARVAVFEKPYDAVDGVGTPGVHWGNERAHPGDAFEGDDHLIARKLLPDEPAFDFMVSTMSFAPGASLPYTEVHYMEHGLLMLEGEGLYKLQQTYYPVTQGDVIWMGAHCPQWYGALGRHWSKYLLYKDMNRHPLAMLGGLS from the coding sequence ATGAAACATCTTGGAGTCACCCGCAGCGCCCTGGAACAGGCCCACGCCGTCATCACGCCCGATACTTTTGTCCGCACCGCCCTGGCCGAGTGGCCGGGCAGTTCGGTCGTGCTGCACATCGCGCCCGTGATCGGCACCCGCGCCCGCTTCGTGCAGTTCACGGCCCAGATGCCCGCCGGGGCGACGGCACGGGAATCGGCACACGGCCACCAGCGCTTCGCCTTCGTGCTGAGCGGCACGGTGGAGGCCCAGATTGAGGGTGAGGGGGACGGCGAGAAGCGCACGCTGGGGGAATACGACTACGTGTACGTCCCGGCGGGCGTGCCGCATACCCTGAGCGCCACCACGGACGCCCGCGTGGCAGTGTTCGAAAAGCCCTATGACGCGGTGGACGGCGTGGGCACTCCCGGCGTCCACTGGGGCAACGAGCGCGCCCATCCCGGCGACGCCTTCGAGGGCGACGACCACCTGATTGCCCGCAAGCTGCTGCCCGACGAACCCGCCTTCGACTTCATGGTCAGCACCATGAGCTTTGCGCCGGGGGCCAGCCTGCCGTACACCGAGGTGCATTACATGGAACACGGCCTGTTGATGCTGGAGGGCGAGGGCCTGTACAAGCTGCAGCAAACGTACTATCCGGTCACGCAGGGCGACGTGATCTGGATGGGCGCCCACTGCCCGCAGTGGTACGGCGCGCTGGGCCGCCACTGGAGCAAGTACCTGCTGTACAAAGATATGAACCGCCACCCGCTGGCGATGCTGGGAGGGCTGTCATGA
- a CDS encoding NAD-dependent malic enzyme → MSHPPLPLTDHYDVRRDPDGHRYLHPLVTGFNLTRIPLLNKGTAFTAEEREKLNLDGLLAPQVDTLEELAERLYADYVKVTDPLERHVFLRGLQDRNEVLFYALLAAHVEEMLPIVYTPTVGLAVQKFSQIYRYARGLTLSTRTIDRAAQALANVPLNDVRIIVATDSSAILGIGDQGFGGMAISIGKLSLYTVAGGVGPDKTLPVELDVGTGRADLREDPSYLGVKHDRLTGEEYLRFVDRFVEATLERYPKAIIQWEDFSKDTAFMVLDRYRRVVPSFNDDIQGTGAVVLAGVLNACRLKGETLAEQRVVVSGAGAGGAGVAAAIREGMRREGLSPEEIAERVFVLDSRGLLTDDRSMEDYKRSLATPRALTEGWAGTSLLDVIREAGATVLLGLSGVPGTFDEQIVKAALANTPRPLIFPLSNPTAHCEALPQDVLRWSGGTALVATGSPFDPVTLGGETYSIGQGNNAFIFPGLGFGAILARVREITDEMVTESAYALAAYTQRHHPDRIYPPVAELADASVEVAVAVIKQALKDGVATEFSIRGLNDTELLELVRRKFWQPRYLPFKVR, encoded by the coding sequence ATGAGCCACCCGCCGCTGCCCCTGACCGACCACTACGACGTGCGCCGCGACCCGGACGGCCACCGCTACCTGCATCCGCTGGTGACCGGCTTTAACCTGACCCGCATTCCGCTGCTCAACAAGGGCACGGCCTTCACCGCCGAGGAGCGCGAGAAGCTGAACCTCGACGGCCTGCTCGCTCCGCAGGTGGACACCCTGGAAGAGCTCGCCGAGCGGCTGTACGCGGATTACGTCAAGGTCACAGATCCGCTGGAACGCCACGTATTCCTGCGGGGCCTGCAGGACCGCAATGAGGTGCTGTTCTACGCACTGCTCGCCGCCCATGTCGAGGAGATGCTGCCCATCGTGTACACGCCCACGGTGGGTCTGGCGGTGCAGAAATTCAGCCAGATCTACCGCTACGCACGCGGCCTGACCCTGAGCACCCGAACCATCGACCGGGCGGCGCAGGCCCTGGCAAACGTGCCCCTCAACGACGTGCGCATCATCGTGGCGACCGATTCCAGCGCCATTCTGGGCATCGGGGATCAGGGCTTTGGCGGCATGGCCATCAGCATTGGCAAGCTCTCGCTGTACACGGTGGCGGGCGGGGTTGGCCCCGACAAGACCCTGCCCGTGGAGCTCGACGTGGGTACGGGCCGCGCCGACCTGCGCGAGGACCCCTCCTACCTGGGCGTCAAGCACGACCGCCTGACCGGCGAGGAGTACCTGCGCTTTGTGGACCGTTTTGTGGAGGCCACCCTGGAGCGCTACCCCAAGGCGATCATCCAGTGGGAGGATTTCTCCAAGGACACCGCCTTCATGGTGCTGGACCGCTACCGCCGGGTGGTTCCGAGCTTCAACGACGACATCCAGGGCACCGGCGCGGTGGTGCTCGCGGGCGTGCTGAACGCCTGCCGGCTCAAAGGCGAGACGCTGGCCGAACAGCGGGTGGTGGTCAGCGGTGCGGGCGCGGGCGGGGCCGGGGTCGCCGCCGCCATCCGCGAGGGCATGCGCCGCGAGGGCCTGAGCCCCGAGGAGATCGCGGAGCGCGTCTTTGTGCTGGATTCGCGCGGCCTGCTTACCGATGACCGCTCGATGGAGGATTACAAACGCAGCCTCGCCACGCCCCGGGCCCTGACCGAGGGCTGGGCCGGCACCTCGCTGCTGGACGTGATTCGTGAGGCGGGGGCCACCGTTCTGCTGGGCCTTTCGGGGGTGCCGGGCACCTTTGACGAGCAGATCGTGAAGGCCGCGCTGGCGAACACCCCGCGCCCGCTGATCTTCCCGCTGTCCAACCCCACCGCCCACTGCGAGGCGCTGCCCCAGGACGTGCTGCGCTGGAGCGGGGGCACGGCCCTGGTCGCCACCGGCAGCCCCTTTGACCCGGTAACGCTCGGCGGCGAGACCTATTCCATCGGGCAGGGCAACAACGCCTTCATCTTTCCGGGGCTGGGCTTCGGCGCGATCCTGGCCCGCGTGCGCGAGATCACCGACGAGATGGTCACCGAGTCGGCCTACGCGCTGGCCGCCTACACCCAGCGCCACCACCCGGACCGCATCTACCCGCCCGTGGCCGAACTCGCCGACGCGAGCGTGGAAGTTGCCGTGGCCGTGATCAAGCAGGCGCTGAAGGACGGCGTCGCCACCGAATTCAGCATCCGCGGTCTGAACGACACCGAGTTGCTGGAGCTGGTGCGCCGCAAGTTCTGGCAGCCCCGGTACCTGCCGTTCAAGGTGCGCTAA
- a CDS encoding YhgE/Pip domain-containing protein, protein MSPLTRLTQDFRTLTPAERSLWRHPMMWLSAAAISVVPLLYAGIYLGSAIDPYGNLKNLPVALVNLDAGTRSRGEAVDLGAEVIQDLRDTAKFKYLNYPSEAAAQNAVRRGDAYFALTLPRDFSAKAVAGDSSSHGLLKFYVSEGGSYFASRVASTFATTLSDELNRTLGENRWEVVGDSLRDVQQGFADIRSATGKLRDGAATLEDGTGALKSGAADLASGAAAAADGGTQLTDGAKALAAGVGRLTQGSAKLSGGLRELEAAAPGPAQLSPLQQGARQLQAGTAALSGGLNQLSEGAAALSDGAVDVNAGAAQLVGGSKELATRLPQLQRGLGELQAGATELSAGAKTANAGAGKLAAGNGQLAGGLKELTDGLKQASAGAEQLTLGATELAAGTRTLHESVKDQPPLPGELKAGVAKLNNGAVQVQAGGTRLSNALPGLADAAARAAASAGQLSAGAKELAAGTAKVQGGAARLASGVKDASAASAAAVGGAEKLGAGAAQLQDGTVKLQSGAATLAGKTDEAAKGAVDLSAGAISLQSGVETLVAGNLKIKDALKQITAQLPAPDDLGELNNGASTLAQKSGELGAGLTTLSSGAARLQTGADDLDAGATRLRDGLATLYSKIPADTEQLGGDPAGLSASVLPVTETFAPVRNNGAGFAPYFMALSLWVGVTLTTFIFPYSLLPRSGRGTSQFARMLRKAAVPAALVTVQALLVVWGVHALGVDFLHPAQVVATAVASSLTFLALVLALIFLFGAAGRLIALVLLVLQLAASGGSYPVELAPPFFGAIHNFVPVTQSVNAFRHALSGAFQGSYPTFMLVLLGIAVLSVLAGLLGRRRWELVADEDFKPLISSPLVSEEGHHEREELGRG, encoded by the coding sequence ATGTCCCCGTTGACCAGACTGACCCAGGACTTCAGAACATTGACCCCCGCCGAGCGCAGCCTGTGGCGCCATCCCATGATGTGGCTGTCGGCCGCCGCCATTTCGGTGGTGCCGCTGCTGTACGCAGGCATCTATCTGGGCAGCGCGATTGACCCCTACGGCAACCTGAAGAACCTGCCCGTGGCCCTGGTCAATCTGGATGCGGGCACGCGGAGCCGGGGCGAGGCGGTGGACCTGGGGGCAGAGGTGATTCAGGATCTGCGTGATACGGCCAAGTTCAAATACCTGAACTACCCCAGTGAGGCCGCCGCGCAGAATGCCGTGCGGCGCGGCGACGCCTACTTTGCGCTGACGCTGCCCCGCGATTTCAGCGCAAAAGCCGTGGCCGGGGACAGTTCCAGCCACGGACTGCTGAAGTTTTACGTCTCCGAGGGCGGCAGCTACTTTGCCAGCCGTGTGGCGTCCACCTTCGCCACCACCCTGAGCGACGAGCTGAACCGCACCCTGGGCGAGAACCGCTGGGAAGTTGTGGGCGATTCGCTGAGGGATGTGCAGCAGGGCTTTGCCGACATCCGGAGCGCCACCGGAAAACTGCGCGACGGCGCGGCCACGCTGGAAGACGGCACCGGGGCCCTGAAGAGCGGAGCGGCGGACCTCGCGAGCGGTGCGGCGGCGGCGGCGGACGGCGGAACACAACTGACGGACGGAGCGAAGGCGCTGGCTGCCGGCGTGGGCCGTTTGACGCAAGGCAGCGCAAAACTCTCGGGGGGCTTGCGGGAGCTGGAGGCGGCGGCGCCCGGCCCGGCCCAGCTCTCGCCGCTGCAGCAGGGGGCCCGGCAGCTTCAGGCGGGGACCGCTGCCTTGTCGGGCGGCCTGAATCAGCTGTCCGAGGGAGCGGCTGCGCTCTCGGACGGCGCGGTGGATGTGAATGCGGGCGCGGCGCAGCTGGTGGGCGGCAGCAAGGAACTGGCGACCAGGCTTCCGCAGCTTCAACGCGGTCTGGGTGAGCTGCAGGCCGGAGCCACCGAACTCAGCGCCGGAGCAAAGACGGCCAACGCCGGAGCCGGAAAACTGGCTGCCGGAAACGGGCAACTGGCAGGCGGCCTGAAAGAACTGACGGACGGGCTGAAGCAGGCCAGCGCCGGAGCGGAGCAGTTGACCCTGGGAGCCACGGAACTCGCCGCGGGCACGCGGACACTCCATGAATCGGTGAAGGACCAGCCCCCCCTTCCCGGCGAGTTGAAGGCCGGGGTGGCGAAGCTCAATAACGGAGCCGTGCAGGTTCAGGCCGGGGGCACCCGCCTGAGCAACGCCCTGCCCGGTCTGGCAGACGCGGCAGCCAGGGCAGCGGCGAGCGCCGGCCAGCTCAGCGCCGGGGCGAAGGAGCTGGCGGCGGGCACGGCGAAGGTGCAGGGCGGGGCAGCCCGCCTCGCCTCCGGTGTGAAGGACGCCTCTGCCGCCTCTGCCGCCGCCGTGGGGGGCGCGGAGAAGCTCGGCGCCGGGGCCGCACAATTGCAGGACGGGACGGTCAAGCTGCAAAGCGGAGCGGCGACGCTGGCCGGAAAAACGGATGAGGCGGCGAAGGGCGCCGTGGACCTGAGCGCGGGGGCCATTTCCCTGCAAAGTGGTGTGGAGACGCTGGTGGCGGGCAACCTCAAAATCAAGGATGCCCTGAAGCAGATCACCGCCCAACTGCCCGCGCCGGACGATCTGGGCGAGCTGAACAACGGAGCCTCCACCCTGGCCCAGAAATCTGGAGAACTCGGCGCTGGTCTGACCACCCTGAGCAGCGGCGCAGCCAGGCTGCAGACGGGAGCAGATGACCTGGACGCCGGGGCCACCCGACTGCGCGACGGCCTGGCCACCCTGTACAGCAAGATTCCCGCCGACACCGAACAGCTGGGCGGCGACCCGGCGGGTCTGAGCGCCAGCGTCCTGCCCGTGACCGAGACGTTCGCCCCGGTCAGGAACAACGGGGCCGGGTTCGCGCCGTACTTCATGGCCCTGAGCCTGTGGGTGGGCGTGACGCTGACCACCTTCATCTTTCCGTACAGCCTGTTGCCCCGCAGCGGGCGCGGCACCTCGCAGTTTGCGCGGATGCTGCGCAAGGCCGCCGTTCCCGCCGCTCTGGTCACGGTGCAGGCGCTGCTGGTGGTCTGGGGGGTGCATGCGCTGGGCGTGGACTTCCTGCACCCGGCGCAGGTGGTGGCGACCGCTGTGGCCTCCAGCCTGACCTTCCTGGCGCTGGTGCTCGCGCTGATCTTTCTGTTCGGTGCGGCGGGCCGGCTGATCGCGCTGGTGCTGCTTGTGCTGCAGCTCGCGGCGTCGGGGGGCAGTTATCCGGTGGAACTCGCGCCGCCCTTTTTCGGGGCCATCCACAATTTCGTGCCCGTGACCCAGAGCGTCAATGCCTTTCGCCACGCCCTGAGCGGCGCGTTTCAGGGCAGCTATCCCACCTTCATGCTGGTCCTGCTGGGTATTGCCGTTCTGAGCGTTCTGGCGGGTCTGCTCGGACGCCGCCGCTGGGAACTGGTGGCCGACGAGGACTTCAAGCCGCTGATCTCCTCGCCGCTGGTCTCGGAGGAAGGGCACCACGAACGGGAGGAGCTGGGCCGCGGGTAA
- a CDS encoding TetR/AcrR family transcriptional regulator, with translation MAATSPPPIARRLSAEDRREQILETASALFIERGFEAVGMNDIAHELQTSRPTVYTYFTSTEDMLRALLQGRLPAMWERLRPILPASGEFRAGTFSALFLALLHERELLLLLHSGGGPIFREQRGHFLRQLGGWLKPYRRAEARQPGVLHLITLLLEAALVEAVRTEQNPEDLQAQAHAVGQFIAGGVAALASETGGSWPGQDAPPISPPQ, from the coding sequence ATGGCTGCAACTTCTCCCCCGCCCATTGCCCGCCGGTTAAGTGCGGAAGACCGCCGCGAGCAGATTCTGGAAACCGCGTCGGCGCTGTTTATCGAGCGCGGCTTCGAGGCGGTGGGCATGAACGACATCGCCCACGAACTCCAGACCTCGCGGCCCACGGTCTACACCTATTTCACGTCCACCGAGGACATGCTGCGCGCCCTGCTGCAGGGGCGGCTGCCCGCCATGTGGGAGCGGCTGCGCCCGATCCTGCCCGCCTCGGGCGAGTTCCGCGCCGGGACCTTCAGCGCCCTGTTCCTGGCCCTGCTGCACGAGCGCGAGCTGCTGCTGCTGCTGCACAGCGGCGGCGGCCCGATTTTCCGCGAGCAGCGCGGTCACTTTCTGCGGCAGCTCGGCGGCTGGCTCAAACCCTACCGCCGGGCCGAGGCGAGGCAGCCCGGCGTCCTGCACCTGATCACGCTGCTGCTCGAGGCGGCCCTGGTGGAAGCCGTGCGCACCGAACAGAACCCCGAAGACCTGCAGGCGCAGGCCCACGCGGTGGGACAGTTTATCGCGGGCGGGGTGGCGGCCCTGGCCTCCGAGACCGGCGGGTCCTGGCCCGGTCAGGATGCCCCGCCGATCTCTCCTCCCCAGTAA
- a CDS encoding nucleobase:cation symporter-2 family protein, whose translation MTTAPVPNKVHPVDEVLPVQNMIAFGLQHVLSMYAGIVAVPLILATALGLEGDALVRIIGASFFMCGVATLIQTLGFAGFGAKLPIVQGTTFAAVATMIAIGKAYGLPGIYGAVIAGGVLTVLLAPYFSRLLRFFPPVVAGTVILMIGVSLMPVAIRWAGGGVPGTPTFGAPANLGLALLTMVTVLLLTRFGAGFLSRVAVLLGLVIGTVVAAVLGLADFSGVATAAWFGFSAPFHFGTPTFNLVSVLSMLLVMLVVMVETTADILAIGEVTGKKVDAGVVARGLRADGLSTALGGLFNAFPFTAFAQNVGLVRFTGIKSRFVVAGAGIILMLLGFLPKLSALVSAIPLPVLGGAGLVLFGTVAAAGVQTLSKVDMNDTRNLIIVAVSVALGVIPSTVPTLYEKLPEQAQLFLDSGITSAALAAILLNVLFNIVGHNTPHPSSLAVSAGHAPEPGDLH comes from the coding sequence ATGACGACAGCACCCGTCCCGAACAAGGTCCACCCCGTCGATGAAGTTCTGCCCGTCCAGAACATGATCGCCTTCGGCCTGCAGCACGTTCTGAGCATGTATGCCGGAATCGTGGCGGTGCCGCTGATCCTGGCAACGGCGCTGGGGCTGGAGGGCGACGCTCTGGTCCGCATCATCGGCGCGAGCTTTTTCATGTGCGGCGTCGCCACGCTGATCCAGACCCTTGGGTTCGCGGGCTTCGGGGCCAAACTGCCCATCGTCCAGGGCACCACCTTTGCGGCGGTGGCCACCATGATCGCCATCGGCAAGGCCTATGGGTTGCCGGGCATCTACGGCGCGGTGATCGCCGGGGGCGTGCTCACCGTGCTGCTCGCGCCGTACTTTTCCAGGCTGCTGCGCTTCTTTCCGCCGGTGGTGGCCGGAACCGTGATCCTGATGATCGGCGTTTCGCTGATGCCCGTGGCCATCCGCTGGGCCGGGGGCGGCGTACCCGGCACGCCCACCTTCGGCGCCCCGGCCAACCTGGGGCTGGCGCTGCTGACCATGGTGACCGTGCTGCTGCTCACCCGCTTTGGCGCGGGCTTCCTGAGCCGGGTGGCCGTGCTGCTGGGTCTGGTCATCGGCACCGTCGTGGCCGCTGTGCTGGGGCTGGCGGATTTCTCCGGCGTCGCCACCGCCGCGTGGTTTGGCTTCAGCGCACCCTTTCACTTCGGCACGCCCACCTTCAACCTCGTTTCGGTGCTGTCCATGCTGCTGGTGATGCTGGTGGTCATGGTGGAGACCACCGCCGACATCCTGGCCATTGGAGAAGTCACCGGGAAGAAAGTGGATGCGGGCGTCGTGGCCCGGGGCCTGCGCGCCGACGGCCTGTCCACCGCGCTGGGCGGCCTGTTCAACGCCTTTCCCTTCACCGCCTTTGCCCAGAATGTCGGGCTGGTGCGCTTTACCGGCATCAAGAGCCGCTTCGTGGTGGCGGGGGCGGGCATCATCCTGATGCTGCTGGGCTTTTTGCCCAAGCTGAGCGCGCTGGTCTCGGCCATTCCGCTGCCCGTGCTGGGCGGCGCGGGGCTGGTGCTGTTCGGCACGGTGGCCGCCGCCGGGGTGCAAACCCTGTCCAAGGTCGACATGAACGACACCCGCAACCTGATCATCGTGGCCGTCAGCGTGGCCCTGGGCGTGATTCCCTCCACCGTGCCCACCCTGTACGAGAAGCTGCCCGAACAGGCCCAGCTCTTCCTGGACAGCGGCATCACCTCGGCCGCGCTGGCCGCCATCCTCCTGAACGTTCTGTTCAACATCGTTGGCCACAACACGCCGCATCCGTCCTCGCTGGCGGTCTCGGCCGGCCACGCGCCGGAACCCGGCGACCTGCACTGA